A single region of the Triticum dicoccoides isolate Atlit2015 ecotype Zavitan chromosome 2B, WEW_v2.0, whole genome shotgun sequence genome encodes:
- the LOC119363069 gene encoding ribosome biogenesis protein WDR12 homolog, which yields MDADTSRQVRVRFITKLPPPLRAPPTAIAVPAELSRMGLSEIVNSLLLSAEPDHQAQPFDFIVDGELVRMPLHQFLLAKGISAERVLELEYIKAVAPRKQEPPLPHDDWVSAVDGSNPSFILTGCYDGLARIWKDAAECTQVLEGHSGAITSASFINKGVETDGSLHVVTGSKDRSLRLFKFDTSVTIGPSKRIGAYKILPGHTSSIQSIAVDPSRNMICSASWDTTIKLWAVEGSEEDGDTVSVKKRRMNSDESGPEESQLEGSASSTLLGHTQCVSSVAWPEQRTIYSASWDHSIRQWDAQTGRETWNMFCGKALNCLDCGGEGSSLIAAGGSDPVLRVWDPRKPGTTAPIFQFSSHSSWISACKWHPSSWFHLISSSFDGKVMLWDLRTAWPLASVDSHKDKVLCADWWKGDSVISGGADSKLCISSGVEIA from the exons atggacgccgACACGTCGCGCCAGGTGCGCGTGCGCTTCATCACGAAGCTGCCGCCTCCGCTCCGCGCGCCGCCCACCGCCATCGCGGTCCCCGCCGAGCTCTCCCGCATGGGCCTCTCCGAGATCGTCAAcagcctcctcctctccg CCGAGCCGGACCACCAGGCGCAGCCCTTCGACTtcatcgtggatggcgagctcgtgCGGATGCCGCTCCATCAGTTCCTGCTCGCCAAGGGCATCTCGGCG GAGCGGGTGCTTGAGCTCGAGTACATAAAGGCCGTGGCGCCGAGGAAGCAGGAGCCACCATTACCACACGATGACTGGGTTAGCGCGGTTGATGGGTCCAACCCAAG CTTCATATTAACAGGTTGCTATGATGGTCTTGCAAG AATATGGAAAGATGCAGCTGAATGTACTCAAGTTTTGGAGGGACACAGTGGTGCAATTACTTCTGCCAGCTTCATCAATAAAG gagttgaaactgATGGCAGTTTGCATGTTGTGACTGGCTCAAAGGATAGGTCATTGCGCCTGTTCAAG TTTGATACTTCAGTCACCATCGGCCCCTCGAAGCGAATTGGAGCTTACAAAATTCTTCCTGGTCATACATCATCTATTCAAAGTATTGCTGTTGACCCTTCCAGAAATATG ATATGTTCTGCTTCCTGGGATACCACTATTAAGCTATGGGCAGTCGAAGGATCTGAAGAAGATGGCGACACCGTCTCTGTGAAAAAGAGAAGGATGAACTCTGATGAATCTGGACCTGAAGAGTCTCAGTTAGAG GGTTCAGCATCTTCAACACTTCTGGGACATACACAATGTGTTTCTTCTGTTGCTTGGCCTGAGCAGCGAACAATATATTCGGCATCTTGGGATCATTCTATTCGGCAGTGGGATGCTCAAACAGGGAGAGAAACATGGAATATG ttttgtgggaaggccttgaatTGTTTGGACTGTGGTGGAGAGGGCTCTTCACTGATTGCAGCTGGTGGTTCTGACCCTGTATTGAGGGTATGGGATCCCCGCAAACCTG GAACGACAGCTCCTATTTTTCAGTTCTCTTCACACTCAAGCTGGATCTCCGCCTGCAAATGGCATCCAAGTTCCTGGTTTCATTTGATATCATCCTCGTTTGATGGGAAAGTGATGTTGTGGGATCTAAGAACAGCT TGGCCTCTGGCTTCTGTGGACTCCCACAAAGATAAG GTTTTATGCGCCGATTGGTGGAAAGGAGACAGCGTGATAAGTGGTGGAGCTGATTCCAAGCTGTGTATCTCATCAGGGGTTGAGATAGCGTGA
- the LOC119363070 gene encoding protein PELPK1-like: protein MATKNSAVFLLGLLLSCVAMSSAARILEETVPSKEEHQPEVPPLPKAPFPEVHLPPKPELPKVELPPLPEVHLPPKPELPKVELPLLPEVHLPPKPELPNVELPPKPELPKVELPTFPEVHLPPKPELPKVELPTFPEVHLPPKPEMPKVELPPKPEMPTVPGFHLSEPEAKP from the coding sequence ATGGCTACGAAAAACTCTgctgtcttcctcctcgggcttctTCTCTCTTGCGTTGCCATGAGCAGCGCCGCGAGAATCCTAGAAGAGACCGTTCCTTCCAAGGAGGAGCACCAGCCTGAGGTGCCACCGCTTCCCAAGGCACCGTTCCCGGAAGTGCATCTGCCACCTAAGCCTGAGCTTCCCAAGGTGGAGCTGCCGCCGCTCCCGGAGGTGCACTTGCCACCTAAGCCTGAGTTGCCCAAGGTGGAGCTGCCGCTGCTCCCGGAGGTGCACTTGCCACCTAAGCCTGAGTTGCCCAACGTGGAGCTGCCACCTAAGCCAGAGCTGCCCAAGGTGGAGCTGCCAACGTTCCCGGAGGTTCACCTGCCACCCAAGCCAGAGCTGCCCAAGGTGGAGCTGCCAACGTTCCCAGAGGTTCACCTACCACCCAAGCCGGAGATGCCCAAGGTGGAGCTGCCGCCGAAGCCCGAGATGCCCACTGTTCCCGGGTTCCACCTCTCGGAGCCAGAGGCCAAGCCATGA